From the genome of Deltaproteobacteria bacterium, one region includes:
- a CDS encoding DUF3473 domain-containing protein — protein sequence MTELRPPPDRRHILTIAMEDYFHVGAFNQLIQQEQWYRFPTRFEQNTRKALDLLDRFHIKATFFVSGWIADKQPDIVREVVRCGHEIASSGYYHRSIQQMTREEFREDLARSRHALERASGTQVLGYRVAHEWLAPTDLWALDVLAEEGYAYDSSILPHGRTFHATPELRFVHRRRCNSGQIWEIPLSTWSFAGWNLPIAGGNYFRQFPHTFIKHAVKRWHRTCEAPFVMYFHVWELDTEQPKIGAASALTRIRHYRNLEKMHWVLEDYFRTYHFAGVAETLGLTPTVVEPPLPTLHEQPSITVRSAEVPPNGSAMPLEATGDSGRQRVAVSIVVPCFNEELVLPYLANTLRSVEETLSREYELYFIFVDDGSSDGTWSSLQQQFGARPHCSLVRHLENRGVAAAILTGIQSATTDIVCSIDCDCTYDPHELKNMLPLLTEGVDLVTASPYHPQGKVLNVPNWRLSLSKAASFLYRRVLPQRLYTYTSCFRVYRRNAILALSLREQGFLGVAELVGQLGLRNAHVIEHPAVLAVRVLGHSKMKVLRTVLGHLRLLSRLLFQRVVGKRKNQKAEAAQPPALLSHTALVPVSPLPSAKEKPHE from the coding sequence CCGACAGGCGCCACATCTTAACTATCGCCATGGAGGACTATTTCCATGTCGGTGCATTCAACCAACTGATTCAGCAAGAACAGTGGTATCGGTTTCCGACACGTTTTGAGCAGAACACGCGGAAAGCGCTTGACCTGTTGGATCGATTCCACATCAAGGCGACCTTTTTTGTCTCGGGATGGATCGCCGACAAACAGCCGGACATTGTGAGAGAAGTCGTGCGATGTGGGCATGAAATTGCCAGTAGCGGATATTATCATCGCAGTATCCAACAAATGACCCGCGAAGAATTTCGCGAAGATCTGGCACGCTCACGTCATGCGCTTGAGCGCGCTAGCGGTACACAGGTCCTTGGCTATCGGGTCGCCCATGAGTGGCTTGCACCGACAGATCTCTGGGCGCTCGATGTGTTGGCTGAGGAAGGCTACGCTTACGACTCCAGTATCTTACCGCATGGCAGAACCTTCCATGCAACCCCTGAGCTGCGCTTTGTCCACCGCCGGCGTTGTAACAGTGGCCAGATATGGGAGATTCCTCTGTCTACCTGGTCCTTCGCAGGGTGGAATCTGCCTATCGCTGGAGGGAACTACTTTCGCCAATTTCCCCATACGTTTATCAAGCATGCGGTCAAACGCTGGCACCGGACGTGCGAAGCCCCATTTGTGATGTATTTCCATGTGTGGGAGCTAGACACCGAACAGCCCAAGATTGGCGCTGCCTCTGCGCTTACTCGTATTCGCCATTACCGGAACTTAGAAAAAATGCACTGGGTTCTGGAGGATTATTTCCGTACCTATCACTTTGCCGGAGTTGCTGAAACGTTAGGGTTGACTCCTACGGTCGTGGAACCTCCTCTTCCTACGTTGCACGAACAGCCAAGTATCACCGTGCGTTCTGCGGAAGTGCCGCCAAATGGTTCCGCAATGCCTCTTGAGGCGACTGGCGACAGCGGACGCCAAAGAGTCGCGGTCAGTATCGTTGTGCCATGCTTCAACGAAGAATTAGTTCTCCCCTATCTTGCAAACACGTTGCGCAGCGTCGAGGAGACCCTCAGCCGAGAGTACGAGTTGTATTTCATTTTTGTCGATGATGGCAGTAGCGATGGAACCTGGTCCTCTCTGCAGCAGCAGTTTGGCGCACGGCCTCATTGTTCTCTCGTGCGCCACCTTGAGAATCGCGGAGTGGCCGCGGCCATTCTGACAGGAATCCAATCAGCGACAACCGACATTGTGTGCTCGATCGATTGTGATTGCACGTATGACCCGCACGAGCTGAAAAACATGCTCCCGCTCCTCACGGAGGGGGTCGATCTCGTTACGGCCTCGCCCTATCACCCGCAAGGAAAAGTGCTCAACGTACCGAACTGGCGGTTGTCACTCTCTAAGGCCGCGTCGTTTTTGTACCGACGGGTGCTCCCGCAACGATTGTATACCTATACCAGTTGTTTTCGTGTGTATCGCAGAAATGCAATCCTCGCGCTCTCATTGCGTGAACAAGGTTTTCTTGGCGTTGCCGAATTGGTTGGCCAACTCGGGTTACGGAACGCACATGTCATTGAGCATCCTGCCGTGCTCGCAGTTCGTGTCCTTGGCCATTCAAAAATGAAAGTGCTACGAACCGTTTTGGGCCATCTCCGCTTGTTAAGTCGTCTGCTTTTCCAACGTGTTGTAGGAAAGAGGAAAAACCAGAAGGCCGAGGCTGCTCAGCCTCCTGCTTTACTCTCGCATACGGCACTCGTACCTGTCTCACCACTTCCATCCGCGAAAGAGAAACCTCATGAGTGA